GTCCATCCGAGACGGAATCCAGCATACCCAGTTGAGTCATCTTTTTTTTTGTACGCGGATGTGCCGGAAAGACAACCGGAACTCGATCGGCGATGGAAATTATCATGGTCATAATTTCGCGGAGTATTTTTTCGTTGTCCACATTCGATGGGCGATGAAGCGTCATACAGACATATTTGCCCGGGATAAGCGAGAGATCGTCAAGGATCGTGGAGCGTTTGCAGGCTTCGAGACTGGCGGTCAGCGAATCAATCATGATGTTGCCGGTGAAAAAAATCTTCTCCGAAGGTACGCCTTCTGCTTTGAGGTTTCTTATACCTGATTCTTCGGTCACAAATAAATAGTCTGAGAGCCTGTCGGTCACGATGCGGTTTATTTCCTCGGGCATCGCCTTATCAAAACTTCGCAGGCCAGCTTCGACATGGGCTATCCGAATAGACATTTTTGCTGCAACAAGCGCGGCGGCCATAGTGGAATTGACATCGCCAAAGACAACAACCAGGTCAGGCCTGTCTTGGGAAAATGATTTTTCGAGTTCAATCATAATTTTAGCGGTCTGCTCGGCATGGCTTCCTGAGCCAACCCCGAGAAAAATATTGGGTTTGTCCATCCCCAATTCATTGAAAAATAGTTCGGACATCTTTGGGTCATAATGCTGGCCGGTGTGAATGAGAGTGGGCCTGAATATATCAGGAAGAGTTTTTAGCGCCCGCAGGAGAGGAGCGGCTTTCATAAAATTTGGCCGCGCTCCGACGATGAGGGTAATATGTTTTTTCACGCTGTAGCACTCCTCCTGAATACTTTTAAATCGGATACTCGTATAGTACAATGAATTCAAGCGAATGTAGCTATTGATAGGCTGTATTCACACATTTTTTTGAATTCGTACATGACAACCTTAGATATTGCCGGAGAATGTTCTTCGCGACTCAACTGTTCGCTTTGCGGTTCATAATCTTAGGAGTGTCCAGCACACGGTGAACATGTGTCGCGCTTAAACTCGCCAATGTATCCCTTTTATGACCTGCTAATTTTTTTGTTCGTCTAAATCCAAACAGCTATATCAAAAGATTGAAAAAAGGTTGATTTATCGGGCTTTTTTTCTTGACACAGTTCTTATGAGTTAATACTTTTGAATGAGACGACGAGCAGTACATCAGCAGTACATCAATCGTGCTGCCAAAAAATACTTACCTCCGGCCAAATGTCCGGATACTAACTAAAGGAAACCTAGCGGTCGCAAAGCTCACTACTCGTAGTAATCACGCCGGTATAGCGCTGGATGCGCTGGTTCGATTACTTATCGCTAATTGAAAACGGGACCGACGCCCGAAAAGGTGAACGCTATGTTAAGTTCAAAATACCGACGATCTCTACGCGAAATTGTCAGCTTTACCACC
The nucleotide sequence above comes from Candidatus Zixiibacteriota bacterium. Encoded proteins:
- the wecB gene encoding UDP-N-acetylglucosamine 2-epimerase (non-hydrolyzing), with amino-acid sequence MKKHITLIVGARPNFMKAAPLLRALKTLPDIFRPTLIHTGQHYDPKMSELFFNELGMDKPNIFLGVGSGSHAEQTAKIMIELEKSFSQDRPDLVVVFGDVNSTMAAALVAAKMSIRIAHVEAGLRSFDKAMPEEINRIVTDRLSDYLFVTEESGIRNLKAEGVPSEKIFFTGNIMIDSLTASLEACKRSTILDDLSLIPGKYVCMTLHRPSNVDNEKILREIMTMIISIADRVPVVFPAHPRTKKKMTQLGMLDSVSDGRLKIIEPLGYLDFLALQSSSFFVLTDSGGIQEETTYLRIPCITMRENTERPVTVDVGSNILTGPHPAKVLEAVQLILDGKAKRGRIPDLWDGKTAERIVTILRTIA